In Amia ocellicauda isolate fAmiCal2 chromosome 16, fAmiCal2.hap1, whole genome shotgun sequence, the following proteins share a genomic window:
- the lmln gene encoding leishmanolysin-like peptidase: MMAAGPSRCWGLRWALGRICILSLLLPLASCHTCKHRVPDSSEVVYKVLLESQRIAKRSTDQQLRIKIIYDISLESLYTDKRRLVKDKLFPQAIDYLQKAFQVRKQSGPILLSRQCSTNQYLRKKDDPHRYCQGACAETTRCGPVAVPEDHLQQCKMCNATGKPCGAAGPPDGPGILEADFLLYVSALTTKRCGQENIVAYAAYCQLEAEVDRPIAGYANLCPAMISTHPQDFIGMLSTVKHEIIHALGFSAGLFAFYHDDDGKPLTPRYASGLPPFNESLGLYQWSEKIIRRATRLWDIRGDRMLRHEVSLLVTPRVVEEARRHFDCPILEGMELENQGGLGTELNHWEKRLLENEAMTGSHTQNRVFSRITLAIMEDTGWYTANYSVAERLDWGRGMGCDFVMKSCRFWIDKQRQLNQTVAPYCDALRSTPLKLTCRQDQMAVAVCNLQKYPKIIPLEYQYFDRIPDVPVPELPYYGGSVEIADYCPFSQEFSWHLSGEYQRSSDCRLSENQPDMSRNYGAEEYGPQSVCLLQKSAFVMAQCIRSMVYPDWGSGCYKVSCSIQGLTVWVQGHAFLCSRAGQVLRVNVAVRGWVYTGTLLCPSCSDFCSMCPPDRDPPFFNKSRSVPIDPCSSSSSLVVTLWLLLVNLIPLIAGFFLCAWN, translated from the exons ATGATGGCGGCCGGGCCGAGCCGCTGCTGGGGGCTGCGGTGGGCTTTGGGACGGATCTGCATCTTGTCTCTGTTGCTTCCGCTCGCCAGCTGTCACACCTGTAAGCACCGTGTGCCCGACTCGTCCGAG GTGGTTTACAAAGTATTATTGGAGTCGCAACGCATAGCGAAAAGAAGTACTGATCAGCAGTTAAGAATAAAGATTATATATGATATAAGTTTGGAAAG TTTATATACAGATAAAAGAAGGCTTGTGAAG GATAAGCTCTTTCCTCAAGCAATTGATTACTTACAGAAGGCATTTCAAGTTCGGAAGCAGAGCGGACCAATTTTGCTAAGCAG ACAATGTTCGACCAATCAGTATCTGCGGAAGAAAGATGACCCCCACAGATACTGCCAGGGAGCGTGTGCAGAGACCACCCGTTGCGGACCCGTCGCTGTGCCAGAAGACCACTTGCAG CAATGCAAGATGTGCAACGCGACGGGGAAGCCATGTGGTGCTGCCGGACCACCCGACGGGCCGGGGATCCTGGAGGCCGACTTCCTGCTGTACGTGAGCGCGCTGACGACGAAGCGCTGCGGGCAGGAGAACATCGTAGCGTACGCCGCCTACTGCCAGCTGGAGGCCGAGGTGGACAG GCCTATAGCGGGATACGCAAACCTCTGCCCAGCCATGATCTCGACACATCCTCAGGACTTTATCGGCATGCTGTCCACTGTGAAACACGAAATCATTCATGCACTG GGTTTCTCAGCTGGGCTTTTTGCGTTTTATCACGATGATGATGGGAAGCCCCTGACACCGAGATATGCAAGTGGATTACCGCCATTCAACGAGAG TCTGGGCCTGTACCAGTGGAGTGAGAAGATCATACGGAGAGCCACCAGGCTGTGGGACATCCGTGGCGACAGGATGCTAAGGCATGAAGTGTCCCTTCTGGTCACGCCGCGTGTGGTT GAAGAGGCAAGGAGGCACTTCGACTGTCCGATCCTGGAAGGCATGGAGCTCGAGAACCAGGGCGGGCTGGGAACCGAGCTCAATCACTGGGAGAAGAGGCTGCTAGAG AACGAAGCCATGACTGGATCTCACACGCAGAACAGAGTGTTTTCCAGGATTACGTTGGCGATAATGGAAGACACGGG GTGGTACACGGCCAACTACAGCGTGGCAGAGAGGCTCGACTGGGGCAGAGGGATGGGCTGTGACTTTGTGATGAAGAGTTGCAGGTTCTGGATTGACAAGCAGCGACAACT GAATCAGACTGTGGCGCCATACTGTGACGCTCTGAGGAGTACACCACTGAAGCTGACCTGCCGGCAGGACCAGATGGCCGTGGCAGTGTGCAATTTACAGAAATACCCCAAGATTATCCCGTTGGAGTATCAG TACTTTGATCGCATCCCTGACGTACCTGTGCCGGAGTTGCCGTATTACGGTGGCTCTGTGGAGATAGCGGACTACTGCCCTTTCAGCCAGGAGTTCAGCTGGCATCTCAGTGGAGAATATCAGCGCAGCTCGGACTGCCGGCTCTCAGAAAACCAGCCAG ATATGTCCAGAAATTACGGTGCCGAGGAGTATGGcccccagtcagtgtgtcttCTCCAGAAGTCTGCTTTTGTCATGGCGCAGTGCATCAGGAGTATGGTCTATCCCGACTGGGGGAGCGGCTGCTATAAG GTCTCCTGTTCTATCCAAGGGCTGACCGTCTGGGTGCAGGGCCACGCGTTTCTGTGCAGCCGTGCGGGTCAGGTGCTGCGCGTCAATGTCGCGGTGAGAGGCTGGGTGTACACCGGGACCCTCCTCTGCCCATCTTGCTCCGACTTCTGCAGCATGTGCCCCCCCGATCGAGACCCTCCTTTCTTCAACAAGTCCAGAAGCGTTCCCATag ATCcgtgctccagctcatccagctTGGTGGTGACTCTGTGGCTGCTTCTGGTGAACCTCATCCCCCTCATCGCTGGGTTCTTCCTGTGCGCGTGGAACTGA